A region of the Clostridia bacterium genome:
CCGATTCGACCAAGTTCCCGGCGTATTTCCACTGCAGCTACGGCCGCGACCGTACCGGCACGCTCGGCCTTATGCTGCTCGGTCTGCTCGGCGTCGGCAGGAACGACATCCTCGCCGATTACGAGATGACCTTCCTTTCCGAGTGGGGTGGCGGCAACCTCAGCGCCAGCGGCCACACCAGACTGCTTATCAATACGATGGACTGGCTGCAGGAGACATACGCTCCCGAAGGAACGCTCAAGGAAGCGGTCGAGGGCTATCTGCTCGCCGCGGGCCTTACTGCCGACGAGATCTCCGCGATCCGCGCCAATATGCTCGAGCGCGTCGGCGAGGAGCCGGAAGCGACCGGCATCGAGGTCACCATGCTTCCGGACAAAACCTCTTATCTCGAGGGCAAGGATGAGTTCGACGTTACCGGCGCAAAGCTGACCGTATATTACGACGACGATTCCTTCGAAGAGATTGACATCACCGCGGACATGGTCAGCGGCTTCGACAACACCGTCGTCGGTCCTCAGACACTGACGGTCACTTACGGCGAGTTCACCGCGACCTTTGAGATCGAGATAACCGCGAAATCGCTCACCCGCATAGACATCACCGGCCTGCCGGATACGCTCGACTATATCGAGGGCGAGGAGTTCGATCCCGCCGGACTTGAGATCACGGCGTATTACGATAACGAAACGAGCGAAGTGCTCGCCGCAGACGCGTATACGCTCGAGGGCTTTGAATCCACCGTCGGCGAGCACGTTATAACAGTCTCCTACGGCGGAAAGACCACCGCGTTTACGGTGAACGTTGCCGCAAAGACGCTCGAAAGCATCAAGGTTACCGCGTTCCCGAACAAGCTCGAATACGTTGAGGGTGAGGAGTTCGACGCGACCGGGATCGAAGTGACGGCGTACTATGACAATAAAACGAGCGAAGTGCTCGCCGCAGACGCGTACACGCTCGAGGGCTTTGAATCCACGGTGGGCGAGCACGTCATCACCGTTACGTACGGAGAAAAAACGGACGCCTTCACCGTGACGGTCATTAAGAAAGCCATCCCCGGCGACATCGACGGCGACGGAGAAATAAGCGTAAGCGACGCGCTTATGGCGCTTCGCGTCGCGGCGAAGCTCGCGACGTTTGAGGATGAGGCGCTGTTCGCACTTGCGGACGTTGACCACGATGGTGAGATCACCGTTTCCGATGTGCTGCGCATTCTCCGCGTTGCCGCAAAGCTGGCTGATCCGAGCACTCTCGCGTAATACGAACACGGGCTGTCATTTTCGCCTGAATAATGGGTTTTCGGCAGCTCCCTTTTTAAAAGGGAGCTGCCGTTTTTTGCCGTAATTACTCAATAACAAGGGCAGCCGTTTTTCCTTATTGATTTATCGGTCGTGAAATGTTATAATCATAATATAATGATCTCGCGCCGCGTCAATGACGCGGGGGAAGGAACATTGAATATGAAAAAGGCATTCATCGGAGGCCGCGTTCTTGCGGTCATTCTCACGCTTGCGGTGGTTATCACCTGCGCGGGAGTTGTTCCGCCCGCGCTGACCGCGTCCGCCGCGAACGCGAGCTTCGACGGCTTCATCTACAACGGCGACTTCGAGACGGGCGCCGCGAGCGGATGGACACTCGGCAAATCCGCGACGATCGTCGCCGGAGGCCATGACGGCAGCGCCTACGCGCTGCGCTTTGCCGGAACCGCCTGGGCGAACTGCAACCAGACGATAACCGTAAAGGCGAACACCGCCTACCGCATCTCCGGATGGGTAAAGCGCGTCGCCGGCACCGGCGCCCACCACTTTTACGCTCAGAGCACGAGCGGCCAGAACTGCGAAAAGATTAACGGCACGCAGACCTGGTTCGCTTACACCGGCGACATCTGGATTCAGCACGTGCTGGATTTCAACAGCGGCGCGAATACTACGCTGAAGTTTTATATCAGCATCGAGGATCCCGAATCGGTCTTCCTCTATGACGATGTGCAGATATACGAGCTCGGCCCCGACAGCGGCGAAGGCCGCATCAGCAACGGTGATTTCGAGCTCGGCGCCGCCGGCGGCTGGATGATCAACGGCGCCTCGACCTTCTATCCCGGCGGCAGGAACGGGAGCGATTATTCCGTCAGACTGCTCGGCGATCCGGGCGTCGCCTTAAGGCAGTTCGTCCGCGTCAAAGGTATGACCGACTACCGTCTTACCGTCTGCGCCAAGCGCTCAAGAGGCAGCGGCAGGAATCAGGTTTCCGTCCGCAGGGGCGACACGGTCATCGGGTTCGCGAACGGCGCAGACGGAATAATCGACGAGACCGAGCGCGAATGGTTCGAGCACGTTTACGAATTCAACAGCGGTCCCGCCACTCAGATAACCGTTTTTCTGCAGATACTTGACAGCGGCGCGAGCTTCTATTACGACGATATTTCTCTTGAAGAGATCACCGGTCCCGACTACAGCGGAGTAATCAAGGGCGACGCCGACCTTGACGGCGTACTCGGCGAAAACGACGCCGCGCTGCTCCGTCGGCACCTCGCGGGCGAAACCGCGCTGGAAGGCGAAGCCGCTTACGCCGCTGACATGGACTACGACGGCAGCGTGACCGCGGAAGACCTCGCACTTCTCGAGCTCGCGCTGAATCCCGAGAACACGGCTGCGATACCGCTCTATCCGATAAGAGGGGAGACCGTGGCGCGCGGTTCATGGCAGGTGGAAGAACTTTTTGCCGACGATTACGAGCCGGGCAAGTCTGACTCGTATTCCAACATCGCCGCGCGCAACGACCAGTACATGCGCGACGCGGTTGTCCTGCGCTGGATGTCCGCGATTCCGCAGCGCAGTTATACCGTTCTGCTCGCTGATAACCGTGAGCTGAAAAACGCAAAGAAGTACGTCGTTCAGGAGGAGTCGCTCTCGATACAGAACCTGCTCGTCGATACCGATTACTATTGGGCGGTTAAAACCTCCGGAGTGCGCTCCGCCGTCGGAACCTTCCATACGGCTAAGACCGTGCGCACCTTCCGGATCGACGGCGTTTCCAACACCCGCGACATCGGCGGCTGGCTGACCGAAGACGGACTTTACAGAGTCAAGTATAACGTTGCCTTCCGCGGCGCGAAATTCGACGACGTGACACAAGAAGGCAAGCAGGCGATACTCGACCTCGGTCTGAAGACGGACGTCGACCTGCGCACCGACGGCGAGGGCACCGCCGCTCCGCTCGGCAATCTCGCCGAGTGGTACCACGTCGGCCCGAACGGAGCCGCGATGTATTACACCGACAGATCAAGCTCGATTTCCAACCTCACGGGCGGACACGTCAGAGGCACTCTCAACGCCATACGGGTTTTTGCGGACACGAGCAAGTTCCCGGCGTATTTCCACTGCAGCTACGGCCGCGACCGCACCGGTACGCTGGCGTTCCTGCTGCTCGGTATGCTCGGCGTTTCCAAGCTTGATATACAGAGGGATTACGAAATGACCTTCCTTTCGCAGTTCGGCGGAGGTGGAGGCAGCGCGGCCGCCGCGTTGGCGTCGCTCAATAAGACGATAGACTGGGTGACGGCGAATTACGCCGTCGGCGGCACGCTGAAGGAGTCCTGCGAAGCGTACCTGCGCGCGGCGGGACTGACCGCCGCTGAAATCGAGGCCGTACGCGCGAATCTGCTCGAGCCGGTCGGCGGCGAAGAAACGCTTGCCGGTGATATCGACGGCGACGGCGAGGTCACGGTCGCGGACGCGCTCGCGGCGCTCCGCGTGGCGGTAGGACTTGCGCAGATCGGCGAAGAATCCTTCGCCGCCGCGGACCTCGACGCCGACGGCGCGATAACGGTATCGGATGCGCTCCGCATACTTCGCACCGCGGCAGGCATTGCGGCGGGAGTTTAACTGAAAAGCGGACTTCGCGGCGCCTCATTTTGAGGGCGCCGCGTTTTTTGCGCTTGATTTATTCGCGTTGAAATGCTATAATCAAATCATCAAATAATCTCGCGCCGCGTCGACGCGGCGGAAAGGGCGTTGAATATGAAAAAAACACTTATCGGCAGCCGCGTTCTCGCGGTCGTTCTCGCGCTTGTGATGCTTATTACCTGCGCGGGCGTACTCCCGCTCGGGCTGATCGCGTCCGCGGCTGACCCGAGCTTCGACGGTTATCTCTACAACGGTGACTTTGAGACCGGCAATATGTCGAACTGGTCGATCCTTTACGGAAATATGGAGGTCGTCTCCGGCGGTCATGACGGCAGCGGATACGCGTTGAAGGTCGCGGGAAGTCAATGGTCCTGCATCTATCAGGGCGTACAGATCGAGCCGAACACGGACTACCGCCTCTCGGGCTGGGTGAAGCGCGTTTCCGGCACCGGCGCTCACTACCTTTACGCGAAGGGCAGCGACGGCGCGAATATAAGCGCCATCAACGGCACGAAGCAGTATTTCAAGTATACCGATTCCGACTGGGTGTATCACAAGTGGGAGTTCAACTCCGGCAGTTACACAAGCGTTGAGCCGCGTATTACGATAGAAGACGCCAACTCCGTTTTCCTCTATGATGATATCAAGCTTGAGCCGCTGCCTAAACCGAGCAGCGACGGCTTCATCTCCAACGGCGACTTCGAGCTCGGCGACTTCGGCGCGTGGAGCAAGGCGAACACCTGCTCCGTGGTTGAAGGCGGCCACGACGGCAGCGGCTACTGCGCGAGAGTCGCGGGCAGCGCGTGGTCTAAGATCAATCAGAACGTCACCGTCGAACCGAACACGGACTACCGCCTCTCCGGCTGGGTGAAGCGCGAAGCCGGCGCCGGCGCGCACTATTTCAACGCCAAGGGCAACAACTCCGCCGCCTCATCTCTCACCACGCTCAACAAGACGAGCCCGTGGCACAGATATGCCGCCCCCGTCTGGGTGTGGCACGTCTGGGATTTCAACAGCGGCGACAACACTTCGATCAATATCCGCGTGGATATCGAGGACGCCGCGTCCGTCTGCCTCTACGACGACATTACTCTCCGCAAACTGACGGAGGCGGACAAGGCGGGCTACCTCAACAACGGCGACTTCGAGGCGGGCATACCGAACGGCTGGCAGCCGAACAGCACGTCGTCCGTCGTTGCCGGCGGCTTCGGCGGCAGCAATTACGCCATGAAGGTCGACGGTTTTGTTAAGCAGTATATCCGCGTCGACTCCATGAGCGATTACCGCGTGACCGCGCAGGTGAAGCGCGTCAAGGGCACGGGCAGCGGCGAGCTCCGCGTGCAGAAGGACGTGAACGTTTACGAGGCGATAAACGGCACGAGCGGCGTTTTCAGCAACGCGACGGACGGCTGGGAGGAGCACTCCTTCGAGTTCAACTCCGGCAGGACGACGCAGGTAACGCTGTTCCTCGCCACGCTCGACGCGGGCACGGTTTACGCATTCGACAACGTGACCGTTGAGAAAATTGCAAAGGTCGAGCCCGACTATTCAGGCGTTCTCAAGGGCGACGTCGACCTCAACGGCGAGGTCAACGCCGACGACCTCGCGCTTATACGCGACCTCGGCGGTACCGCCGAAGGCGCCGCCGCATACGCTGCGGATATGAACTGCG
Encoded here:
- a CDS encoding tyrosine-protein phosphatase — its product is MKKTLIGSRVLAVVLALVMLITCAGVLPLGLIASAADPSFDGYLYNGDFETGNMSNWSILYGNMEVVSGGHDGSGYALKVAGSQWSCIYQGVQIEPNTDYRLSGWVKRVSGTGAHYLYAKGSDGANISAINGTKQYFKYTDSDWVYHKWEFNSGSYTSVEPRITIEDANSVFLYDDIKLEPLPKPSSDGFISNGDFELGDFGAWSKANTCSVVEGGHDGSGYCARVAGSAWSKINQNVTVEPNTDYRLSGWVKREAGAGAHYFNAKGNNSAASSLTTLNKTSPWHRYAAPVWVWHVWDFNSGDNTSINIRVDIEDAASVCLYDDITLRKLTEADKAGYLNNGDFEAGIPNGWQPNSTSSVVAGGFGGSNYAMKVDGFVKQYIRVDSMSDYRVTAQVKRVKGTGSGELRVQKDVNVYEAINGTSGVFSNATDGWEEHSFEFNSGRTTQVTLFLATLDAGTVYAFDNVTVEKIAKVEPDYSGVLKGDVDLNGEVNADDLALIRDLGGTAEGAAAYAADMNCDGGITPDDLQMLDDYLAMGDNALMALYPTQGETVANGNWQIDELLHDYYPGKSDDYSGIYFGMGSHTDAYERDPVVLRWISRAPQETYTVRLTSDVDPVTGDADFSNAKEYTVQGTELSLQNLLVDTWYVWQVEGGGSVSSGVFYTADTVRTLSIDGVTNTRDLGGWKTIDGKYRIRYGVAYRGAEMEGVTADGIAAAADLGIKTDVDLRGRGSHTGSPLGPDVNWYLSGEYGGAMYYNSEKTTISDLTSVYVQGTVNALRAFTDADNFPAYFHCTYGRDRTGTLAMFLLGICGVSLDDILKDYEMTFLTEFAGGTGRTITAYEGITKTAKWLIDNYAPGGTLKQGCEGYLRAVGLTDGEMDAIRANLLERVADVTGIEVTPPTKVSYVEGREELDLAGGKLTVSYGDGDSEVIDLTADMVSGFDNTAFGPQTLTVRYNGFTASFDIEIIANLFDVDGDGEVTVADALAALRAAIGLTQPEGPEFRSADVDKDGAITVSDALRILRKAAGLV
- a CDS encoding tyrosine-protein phosphatase, whose protein sequence is MKKAFIGGRVLAVILTLAVVITCAGVVPPALTASAANASFDGFIYNGDFETGAASGWTLGKSATIVAGGHDGSAYALRFAGTAWANCNQTITVKANTAYRISGWVKRVAGTGAHHFYAQSTSGQNCEKINGTQTWFAYTGDIWIQHVLDFNSGANTTLKFYISIEDPESVFLYDDVQIYELGPDSGEGRISNGDFELGAAGGWMINGASTFYPGGRNGSDYSVRLLGDPGVALRQFVRVKGMTDYRLTVCAKRSRGSGRNQVSVRRGDTVIGFANGADGIIDETEREWFEHVYEFNSGPATQITVFLQILDSGASFYYDDISLEEITGPDYSGVIKGDADLDGVLGENDAALLRRHLAGETALEGEAAYAADMDYDGSVTAEDLALLELALNPENTAAIPLYPIRGETVARGSWQVEELFADDYEPGKSDSYSNIAARNDQYMRDAVVLRWMSAIPQRSYTVLLADNRELKNAKKYVVQEESLSIQNLLVDTDYYWAVKTSGVRSAVGTFHTAKTVRTFRIDGVSNTRDIGGWLTEDGLYRVKYNVAFRGAKFDDVTQEGKQAILDLGLKTDVDLRTDGEGTAAPLGNLAEWYHVGPNGAAMYYTDRSSSISNLTGGHVRGTLNAIRVFADTSKFPAYFHCSYGRDRTGTLAFLLLGMLGVSKLDIQRDYEMTFLSQFGGGGGSAAAALASLNKTIDWVTANYAVGGTLKESCEAYLRAAGLTAAEIEAVRANLLEPVGGEETLAGDIDGDGEVTVADALAALRVAVGLAQIGEESFAAADLDADGAITVSDALRILRTAAGIAAGV